The window CCGCTCCTCGGCGCCATGGCAGCGGTAGCACTCCGGCTGGTTGCCGATCAGCCGGGTGTGGACCAGAAGGGGCCGGGCTCCCGGCTCCTCCACGGTACGGCCTGGCGGGCCGCCCCTGGCCAGGCCGTGGGCCAGGGCCGGCCAGACCGTATCGTCCCTGACCGAGTCGGCGAAGGCTCGACCCAGGCGGCTGGGGTTGGTGGCGAAGACGATCCGCTGCTGGGCATCGCAGATGAAGACCTCCACCCCGGTCAGGCTGTCCTTGAGCCCGGTCATGTGCTCCCGGACGGCCTGCCGGTCGCCCACCGCCATGGGGTAGCGGATGCCGGCCATGACCAGCTGCGCCACCTCCTCGCCAAACAGGGTCATCTCCTCCAGCATGGCCCGGTGCTGGTAGCCGGCGGCCAGCAGAATCACCGCAGTCATGGTCAGGGCCACCACCGCCACCAGGGCGCCCAGGATCTGGCGGCTCAAGCGTTTCCGGATGAAGCTGGTCAGGGCCATGACGACCTGCCGGTGTCGAAAGGACGGGGGATCAATCCAGAAGGCATTGTGCCTGTTTTGGCGTGGCGATGCAACGAGGAATCCGGCCGTCCCCGGCTGCCGCCGCCAGCGGGCTCCGGACGGTGACCAGGGAGGCTGGCGCTAACGAAGGAACAACGAATGTCGGGCAAGGAATGTCCAACCGCAGAAGGGACCGGCAGAACTGTTCTGAAACGTCAATTACAGGTCCCTTCGACCTTCGTCATTCCTTGTTGGACATTCTGCGGTTCGTCTTGCACGGCAAGGCGTTACCAGATGCTTGGCGAAGATCACCTTGTGCTCCCCCGGCTGGTAGAAATGGGGCACCACCGCCACTTCGCGGAAGCCGCAGGCCCGGTAGAAGGCCCGGGTGGGCGCATACTGCGGCCGGGAGGAGGTGTCCACAAAGAGTCGCCGGCCGCCGGTGGCCAGGACCGCCGCCTCGGTGGCGGCCAGGAGCCGGCGGCCCAGGCCCTGCCGGTGCCGATCCGGGGCCACGGCAATCCAGTACAGGTCGAAGGAGCCGCTGGTGGCGGGAATGGGGCCGTAGCAGGTGTAGCCCACAAGCCTATCCCCTGCCGCGGCCAGGAGAAAGAGGTAGCCGCTGGCCGCCCCTCGGGCGGCCGCCTCGGCGGCCAGCTCGGCGGCGATAGCCGTCTCCTCGGCAGAGAAGAAGCCGGTGGCCGCCACCAGCTCCGCTATCCGCTCCACGTCGGCTGCGGCAACCGTGTCGCGCAGCACCAGGCCTGGCAGGATCCCGGTCACGGCTCGCCTCCTCGCCCTGGCCGCAAGGCAGCGGCCACGATCCTGCCGACAAGAGTGGCATAGGAGAGTCCGGCCTGACCGGCCGCCGCGGCGAAGCCGGCATCGGGGGCCAGGCAGGGGTTGGCGTTGACCTCCAGGATGAAGGGCCGGCCTTGCGGGTCGACCCGGAAATCGACCCGGGCATAGCCGGCAAGACCGAAGAGCTGCCAGGCGGCCCGGGCCAGGCCGGCCAGCTCGGCCACCAGGGGGCGGTCGCTGGCGGCGGTGACCAGGGTGCGCGGGGTGGCGCGGTACTCCCAGGAGTCAGGATGCCACTTGGCAGCGTAGTCGACGATGGGCCAGTGGCCCGGGGGCAGATCCTGGAACAGGATCTCCGCGGCGGGCAGCACCTGGACGCAGCCGGCCTCATCCTCCAGAAGGGCGAGGTTGATCTCCCGGCCCGGGATGAAGGCCTCGGCAAAGAGCTCCCCGGGCAGCTGCCGCCGCCGGTCCCGGAGAGCGGCGGCCAGGGCGGCGGCATCCCGGGTCGCCCGCACCGCGCCCTGATCCAGCCCCTGGGAGGCGTGCTCCCAGACCGACTTGATGATGAAAGAGGGCGCCGCCAGGGTGGTCGCCGGCTGCTCCAGGTCAGCCGCGGTGTGCCATTCCGGGGTGGGCAGGCCGGCCTGGGTCAGGAGACGCTTGGCCACCAGCTTGCTGCCGGTCATGGCCTGCGCGGTGCTGCCGCAGCCGGTGAAAGGCAGGCCCAGGGCCTCCAGAAGGAGCGGTGCCAGGGGCAGCAGCCGATCCTGGCCCGCCACCGATTCCACCAGGTTGAAGACCAGGTCCGGGGCCACGGCGGCCAGCTGCCGCTGTACCCCGGCCAGATCCAGGGAAAAGGCCACCGGCTGCACCGGGTGGCCCAAGGC is drawn from Thermodesulfobacteriota bacterium and contains these coding sequences:
- a CDS encoding GNAT family N-acetyltransferase, with the translated sequence MTGILPGLVLRDTVAAADVERIAELVAATGFFSAEETAIAAELAAEAAARGAASGYLFLLAAAGDRLVGYTCYGPIPATSGSFDLYWIAVAPDRHRQGLGRRLLAATEAAVLATGGRRLFVDTSSRPQYAPTRAFYRACGFREVAVVPHFYQPGEHKVIFAKHLVTPCRARRTAECPTRNDEGRRDL
- a CDS encoding D-alanine--D-alanine ligase; this encodes MTPPASGATVALLAPPIPDHAPPDELDGRIQAQAVTAALTALGHPVQPVAFSLDLAGVQRQLAAVAPDLVFNLVESVAGQDRLLPLAPLLLEALGLPFTGCGSTAQAMTGSKLVAKRLLTQAGLPTPEWHTAADLEQPATTLAAPSFIIKSVWEHASQGLDQGAVRATRDAAALAAALRDRRRQLPGELFAEAFIPGREINLALLEDEAGCVQVLPAAEILFQDLPPGHWPIVDYAAKWHPDSWEYRATPRTLVTAASDRPLVAELAGLARAAWQLFGLAGYARVDFRVDPQGRPFILEVNANPCLAPDAGFAAAAGQAGLSYATLVGRIVAAALRPGRGGEP